A region from the Branchiostoma lanceolatum isolate klBraLanc5 chromosome 2, klBraLanc5.hap2, whole genome shotgun sequence genome encodes:
- the LOC136427244 gene encoding vacuolar protein sorting-associated protein 28 homolog isoform X2: MFQGVHANPGPANRPELMEEVKLHRTSRERERYDNQAELFAVINTLQNLEKAYIKDAIRPEEYTAACSKLLAQYKVAFKQVKGDEFQTVEAFMKKYRMNCPAALERIKEDRPITIKDDKGNTSKSIADIVSLFITVMDKLRLEIRAMDEIQPDLRELLETMNRLSSLPPDFEGKTTVSRWLQTFGTMQAHDELDDNQVRQMLFDLESAYNAFNRQLR, from the exons ATGTTCCAGGGAGTACATGCAAACCCGGGCCCAG CGAACAGGCCGGAGCTCATGGAG GAAGTGAAGCTCCATCGGACATCCCGTGAGAGAGAGCGTTATGACAACCAAGCTGAACTGTTTGCTGTCATCAACACCCTACAGAACCTAGAGAAGGCTTACATCAAGGATGCCATCAGACCAGAAGA GTACACAGCTGCCTGCTCCAAGCTCTTGGCCCAGTACAAGGTCGCCTtcaaacaggtcaaaggtgatgaGTTCCAGACTGTGGAAGCTTTCATGAAGAAATACAGG ATGAACTGTCCAGCTGCTCTAGAAAGGATAAAGGAGGACCGACCAATCACGATCAAGGACGACAAGGGCAACACGTCCAAGAGTATCGCAGATATTGTCTCA CTCTTCATCACAGTCATGGATAAGTTGAGGCTGGAAATCAGGGCCATGGATGAG ATTCAGCCAGACCTGCGTGAGCTCCTGGAAACCATGAACAGACTCAGCTCCCTTCCTCCTGACTTTGAGGGCAAAACAACTGTCAGCAGATG GCTGCAAACATTCGGCACAATGCAGGCACACGATGAGCTGGATGACAACCAAGTCCGCCAGATGCTCTTTGATCTGGAGTCTGCGTACAACGCCTTCAACCGACAACTCCGTTGA
- the LOC136427244 gene encoding vacuolar protein sorting-associated protein 28 homolog isoform X1, with the protein MFQGVHANPGPAANRPELMEEVKLHRTSRERERYDNQAELFAVINTLQNLEKAYIKDAIRPEEYTAACSKLLAQYKVAFKQVKGDEFQTVEAFMKKYRMNCPAALERIKEDRPITIKDDKGNTSKSIADIVSLFITVMDKLRLEIRAMDEIQPDLRELLETMNRLSSLPPDFEGKTTVSRWLQTFGTMQAHDELDDNQVRQMLFDLESAYNAFNRQLR; encoded by the exons ATGTTCCAGGGAGTACATGCAAACCCGGGCCCAG CAGCGAACAGGCCGGAGCTCATGGAG GAAGTGAAGCTCCATCGGACATCCCGTGAGAGAGAGCGTTATGACAACCAAGCTGAACTGTTTGCTGTCATCAACACCCTACAGAACCTAGAGAAGGCTTACATCAAGGATGCCATCAGACCAGAAGA GTACACAGCTGCCTGCTCCAAGCTCTTGGCCCAGTACAAGGTCGCCTtcaaacaggtcaaaggtgatgaGTTCCAGACTGTGGAAGCTTTCATGAAGAAATACAGG ATGAACTGTCCAGCTGCTCTAGAAAGGATAAAGGAGGACCGACCAATCACGATCAAGGACGACAAGGGCAACACGTCCAAGAGTATCGCAGATATTGTCTCA CTCTTCATCACAGTCATGGATAAGTTGAGGCTGGAAATCAGGGCCATGGATGAG ATTCAGCCAGACCTGCGTGAGCTCCTGGAAACCATGAACAGACTCAGCTCCCTTCCTCCTGACTTTGAGGGCAAAACAACTGTCAGCAGATG GCTGCAAACATTCGGCACAATGCAGGCACACGATGAGCTGGATGACAACCAAGTCCGCCAGATGCTCTTTGATCTGGAGTCTGCGTACAACGCCTTCAACCGACAACTCCGTTGA
- the LOC136427243 gene encoding PCNA-interacting partner-like isoform X1, whose amino-acid sequence MPRPKMLGNEITNEITVPASDWSGGKFSRKFKFRSKFTAGEQQLQSSELQRTHHWEKLMENMTGGVFYLENVDTENCGVFLNAVVKQLVGNNTQDDQQLCVIGNPVHNGNISLSHPVLSLTDVCLTWQQSLGLRKNTRETVLTPDDQLVALQLCMAELNSQKIGSFEAQASDVLEVVNHLIQDKLGNLATTGGSTHRDDYQLIREAYDKFLEQCNVSDISDVFLRVKEKFQTDPDTVERCRNNSKYILLELPQTQMETEMLKLLVDNKSVTVVTMETSLDTSFSQSVESADVRLTNQGTDLTELLEKNHSHSPTVLTGSSATESYIRKVFQSYLTLLLNCRDEIALARAINIPDRDLDHRAFTELKRMARKKNMPMCQTAVSFVMKKRLGGKSYAPSQDNPLLQHIKGLSEFVTLLQKMQTIVEECTDSRSALGRLLTVLKNVLMRSKDLTLRKSSVEVVAVTMMEEAGRLADQLSTGRTDTASPKRSPGSGGSVYGRDVSRFIQLYLDRQAGRPSVGHVVEVLSDVYTSQSTPVRIPSLVSQFRSPDPETEKSREDTPLLQRTMQRMKELNNKKLAVLRYQSDCTWAMPAVSVSPLNNKEEIYVDYSPVSHNDITTKAPPTNILQAEENLESDEAAKKRKQGKDLINKILESVDDQENVNLDGKPQTKNSGKRKLKDVGIASSQPPSKKSKKPAATSKSKKKIAPLLTGQKKMTSFFRM is encoded by the exons ATGCCACGCCCAAAAATGCTTGGGAACGAGATTACGAACGAGATCACAGTCCCGGCATCTGATTGGTCGGGAGGGAAGTTCAGCAGGAAATTTAAATTTCGGTCAAAGTTCACCGCGGGAGAACAACAGCTGCAAAGCTCAG AATTGCAGAGGACACATCACTGGGAAAAACTCATGGAGAACATGACTGGGGGTGTTTTCTACCTGGAGAATGTCGACACTGAGAACTGCGGTGTCTTCCTCAATGCTGTTGTCAAGCAGCTTGTTGGCAACAATACACAAG ATGACCAGCAGCTGTGTGTGATAGGAAATCCGGTGCACAATGGGAACATCTCTCTCAGTCATCCTGTACTCTCCCTGACTGATGTGTGCCTGACATGGCAGCAGAGCCTGGGGTTGAGGAAGAACACACGGGAAACCGTTCTAACTCCTGATGACCAGCTGGTAGCACTGCAGCTGTGTATGGCTGAACTCAACTCTCAG AAAATAGGATCGTTTGAAGCTCAGGCCAGTGATGTCCTCGAGGTTGTCAATCATCTCATCCAAGACAAGCTGGGTAACCTAGCAACCACAGGAGGCTCCACCCACAGGGATGACTACCAGCTGATCAGAGAGGCCTATGACAAGTTCCTGGAGCAGTGTAATGTGTCAGACATATCAG ACGTGTTCCTGAGAGTGAAGGAAAAGTTCCAGACAGACCCAGATACAGTGGAACGGTGTAGGAACAACTCTAAATACATCCTGTTAGAGCTGCCACAAACACAAATGGAG ACAGAGATGCTTAAGCTGCTTGTGGACAACAAGTCAGTCACTGTCGTCACCATGGAGACATCCCTTGACACATCTTTCAGCCAATCAGTGGAGTCAGCAGATGTGagattgaccaatcaggggaCAGATCTCACTGAACTTTTAGAGAAGAACCACTCTCATTCGCCAACTGTGTTGACAGGTTCCAGTGCAACTGAG AGTTATATCAGGAAAGTGTTCCAGTCCTACCTGACCCTGCTTCTGAACTGTCGAGATGAGATTGCCTTGGCTCGAGCCATCAACATTCCTGACAGAGACCTGGACCACAGAGCCTTCACAGAACTGAAGAGAATGGCAAGGAAGAAGAACATGCCCATGTGCCAG ACTGCTGTGTCATTTGTTATGAAAAAGAGACTGGGAGGGAAGAGCTATGCTCCAAGCCAGGACAACCCACTACTCCAGCACATTAAG GGCCTAAGTGAGTTTGTGACTTTACTACAAAAGATGCAGACAATTGTAGAGGAGTGTACAGATTCAAG GTCTGCCCTTGGAAGACTTCTGACAGTGCTGAAGAACGTCTTGATGCGCTCCAAGGATCTGACCCTGAGGAAGTCCAGTGTTGAGGTTGTTGCCGTGACGATGATGGAGGAGGCTGGGAGACTGGCAGATCAGCTGTCTACCGGACGGACAGACACTGCAAGTCCAAAAAGG TCCCCAGGCAGTGGTGGCTCCGTGTACGGGAGGGATGTCAGCCGGTTCATACAGCTGTACCTGGACAGGCAGGCTGGTCGACCCAGTGTCGGCCATGTTGTTGAGGTCCTGAGTGATGTGTACACCAGCCAGAGCACTCCTGTTAGAATCCCTTCTCTTGTCTCACAGTTCAG GTCTCCTGACCCAGAGACAGAGAAGAGCAGAGAAGACACTCCACTACTGCAGAGAACTATGCAGAGGATGAAGGAACTCAACAACAAG AAGCTAGCGGTGCTAAGATACCAGTCGGATTGTACCTGGGCCATGCCAGCTGTGTCAGTCAGTCCGCTCAACAACAAGGAGGAAATCTACGTGGACTATTCACCTGTCAGTCACAATGACATCACTACTAAAGCTCCTCCTACCAacatcctccaagcagaggagaaTCTGGAGAGTGACGAAGCAGCAAAGAAGAGGAAACAAGGAAAAGACCTCATCAACAAGATATTAGAATCAGTCGATGACCAAGAAAACGTCAATCTTGACGGGAAACCTCAAACCAAGAACTCGGGAAAGAGAAAACTGAAGGATGTGGGAATCGCTTCTTCTCAGCCACCGAGCAAGAAGTCTAAGAAGCCCGCTGCtacttcaaagtcaaagaagaaaatagcTCCACTGCTCACTGGACAAAAGAAGATGACATCTTTCTTCAGAATGTGA
- the LOC136427243 gene encoding PCNA-interacting partner-like isoform X2: MENMTGGVFYLENVDTENCGVFLNAVVKQLVGNNTQDDQQLCVIGNPVHNGNISLSHPVLSLTDVCLTWQQSLGLRKNTRETVLTPDDQLVALQLCMAELNSQKIGSFEAQASDVLEVVNHLIQDKLGNLATTGGSTHRDDYQLIREAYDKFLEQCNVSDISDVFLRVKEKFQTDPDTVERCRNNSKYILLELPQTQMETEMLKLLVDNKSVTVVTMETSLDTSFSQSVESADVRLTNQGTDLTELLEKNHSHSPTVLTGSSATESYIRKVFQSYLTLLLNCRDEIALARAINIPDRDLDHRAFTELKRMARKKNMPMCQTAVSFVMKKRLGGKSYAPSQDNPLLQHIKGLSEFVTLLQKMQTIVEECTDSRSALGRLLTVLKNVLMRSKDLTLRKSSVEVVAVTMMEEAGRLADQLSTGRTDTASPKRSPGSGGSVYGRDVSRFIQLYLDRQAGRPSVGHVVEVLSDVYTSQSTPVRIPSLVSQFRSPDPETEKSREDTPLLQRTMQRMKELNNKKLAVLRYQSDCTWAMPAVSVSPLNNKEEIYVDYSPVSHNDITTKAPPTNILQAEENLESDEAAKKRKQGKDLINKILESVDDQENVNLDGKPQTKNSGKRKLKDVGIASSQPPSKKSKKPAATSKSKKKIAPLLTGQKKMTSFFRM; this comes from the exons ATGGAGAACATGACTGGGGGTGTTTTCTACCTGGAGAATGTCGACACTGAGAACTGCGGTGTCTTCCTCAATGCTGTTGTCAAGCAGCTTGTTGGCAACAATACACAAG ATGACCAGCAGCTGTGTGTGATAGGAAATCCGGTGCACAATGGGAACATCTCTCTCAGTCATCCTGTACTCTCCCTGACTGATGTGTGCCTGACATGGCAGCAGAGCCTGGGGTTGAGGAAGAACACACGGGAAACCGTTCTAACTCCTGATGACCAGCTGGTAGCACTGCAGCTGTGTATGGCTGAACTCAACTCTCAG AAAATAGGATCGTTTGAAGCTCAGGCCAGTGATGTCCTCGAGGTTGTCAATCATCTCATCCAAGACAAGCTGGGTAACCTAGCAACCACAGGAGGCTCCACCCACAGGGATGACTACCAGCTGATCAGAGAGGCCTATGACAAGTTCCTGGAGCAGTGTAATGTGTCAGACATATCAG ACGTGTTCCTGAGAGTGAAGGAAAAGTTCCAGACAGACCCAGATACAGTGGAACGGTGTAGGAACAACTCTAAATACATCCTGTTAGAGCTGCCACAAACACAAATGGAG ACAGAGATGCTTAAGCTGCTTGTGGACAACAAGTCAGTCACTGTCGTCACCATGGAGACATCCCTTGACACATCTTTCAGCCAATCAGTGGAGTCAGCAGATGTGagattgaccaatcaggggaCAGATCTCACTGAACTTTTAGAGAAGAACCACTCTCATTCGCCAACTGTGTTGACAGGTTCCAGTGCAACTGAG AGTTATATCAGGAAAGTGTTCCAGTCCTACCTGACCCTGCTTCTGAACTGTCGAGATGAGATTGCCTTGGCTCGAGCCATCAACATTCCTGACAGAGACCTGGACCACAGAGCCTTCACAGAACTGAAGAGAATGGCAAGGAAGAAGAACATGCCCATGTGCCAG ACTGCTGTGTCATTTGTTATGAAAAAGAGACTGGGAGGGAAGAGCTATGCTCCAAGCCAGGACAACCCACTACTCCAGCACATTAAG GGCCTAAGTGAGTTTGTGACTTTACTACAAAAGATGCAGACAATTGTAGAGGAGTGTACAGATTCAAG GTCTGCCCTTGGAAGACTTCTGACAGTGCTGAAGAACGTCTTGATGCGCTCCAAGGATCTGACCCTGAGGAAGTCCAGTGTTGAGGTTGTTGCCGTGACGATGATGGAGGAGGCTGGGAGACTGGCAGATCAGCTGTCTACCGGACGGACAGACACTGCAAGTCCAAAAAGG TCCCCAGGCAGTGGTGGCTCCGTGTACGGGAGGGATGTCAGCCGGTTCATACAGCTGTACCTGGACAGGCAGGCTGGTCGACCCAGTGTCGGCCATGTTGTTGAGGTCCTGAGTGATGTGTACACCAGCCAGAGCACTCCTGTTAGAATCCCTTCTCTTGTCTCACAGTTCAG GTCTCCTGACCCAGAGACAGAGAAGAGCAGAGAAGACACTCCACTACTGCAGAGAACTATGCAGAGGATGAAGGAACTCAACAACAAG AAGCTAGCGGTGCTAAGATACCAGTCGGATTGTACCTGGGCCATGCCAGCTGTGTCAGTCAGTCCGCTCAACAACAAGGAGGAAATCTACGTGGACTATTCACCTGTCAGTCACAATGACATCACTACTAAAGCTCCTCCTACCAacatcctccaagcagaggagaaTCTGGAGAGTGACGAAGCAGCAAAGAAGAGGAAACAAGGAAAAGACCTCATCAACAAGATATTAGAATCAGTCGATGACCAAGAAAACGTCAATCTTGACGGGAAACCTCAAACCAAGAACTCGGGAAAGAGAAAACTGAAGGATGTGGGAATCGCTTCTTCTCAGCCACCGAGCAAGAAGTCTAAGAAGCCCGCTGCtacttcaaagtcaaagaagaaaatagcTCCACTGCTCACTGGACAAAAGAAGATGACATCTTTCTTCAGAATGTGA
- the LOC136427245 gene encoding calcium and integrin-binding protein 1-like, with translation MGGSSSQFTQEELKEYQELTYFTKKEILHVFKRFYALDPPSVRANKNARLPKAKIWTLPELKVNPFKDRICDVFSSSGDGDLSFEDFLDMMSVFSDSAPKNVKVEYAFKVYDFDSDGYLDKTDLKHVVDRLTGDQKLSDTEMEQLVDNLFEEADLDEDDQLSFAEFEHVISKAPDFINSFRIRL, from the exons ATGGGAGGATCAAGTAGTCAGTTCACGCAGGAGGAACTTAAGGAATATCAG GAGCTGACATATttcacaaagaaagaaattctGCA tgttttcaaGAGGTTCTATGCGCTGGACCCTCCAAGTGTCAGAGCCAACAAGAATGCCAGACTGCCCAAGGCCAAGATATGGACTCTTCCTGAGTTAAAG GTGAATCCCTTCAAGGATCGCATCTGTGACGTGTTCTCATCGTCAGGAGATGGAGACCTGTCCTTTGAGGACTTCCTGGACATGATGTCCGTCTTTAGTGACTCT GCACCCAAGAATGTCAAAGTGGAATATGCCTTCAAGGTTTATG ACTTTGACAGTGATGGCTACCTGGACAAGACAGACCTGAAGCATGTGGTGGATCGGCTGACAGGGGACCAGAAGCTGAGTGATACTGAGATGGAACAACTGGTGGACAAT TTGTTTGAAGAGGCAGATCTTGACGAGGATGACCAACTGTCCTTCGCTGAGTTCGAGCACGTCATCTCCAAAGCCCCAGACTTCATCAA CTCGTTCCGCATCCGTCTGTAA